One window from the genome of Halonatronomonas betaini encodes:
- a CDS encoding manganese efflux pump MntP family protein produces MFGFSIIILGFALSLDAFGVALGLGCGTKLNIKEESSIIISFGFFQFLFAMIGALIGSFIDANIISISATFSGLIIIILGLYLINEGRKLEEECIYYNLNLAKYVALGVGVSIDALGVGFSTLYNQQINSLFLNSLIIGIITATLTFIAFKTVFYIRNFKVVEKYSDYIGGIILILFGLTMIF; encoded by the coding sequence ATGTTTGGATTTAGTATAATTATATTAGGATTTGCACTTTCACTGGATGCATTCGGAGTTGCTCTCGGACTCGGGTGTGGAACAAAGCTCAATATAAAAGAAGAAAGTTCTATTATAATATCATTTGGTTTTTTTCAGTTTCTATTTGCAATGATAGGAGCTTTAATTGGAAGTTTTATTGACGCAAATATTATTAGTATATCAGCAACTTTTAGTGGCCTCATAATAATTATACTGGGCCTCTATTTAATTAATGAAGGACGCAAATTAGAAGAAGAATGTATTTATTATAATCTAAATTTAGCTAAATATGTCGCCCTGGGCGTTGGAGTGAGTATAGATGCTTTAGGGGTTGGGTTTTCTACTCTTTACAATCAGCAAATAAATTCTCTTTTTTTAAATTCATTAATAATTGGAATTATAACAGCTACTTTAACTTTTATAGCTTTTAAAACAGTATTTTATATAAGAAATTTTAAAGTAGTTGAAAAATACTCAGATTATATCGGTGGAATAATCTTAATATTATTTGGATTAACGATGATATTTTAA
- a CDS encoding GNAT family N-acetyltransferase, with protein MEWQIKSFTELGKEELYEILKLRVDVFVVEQECPYPELDGKDDIAYHLIGRNNDEIIAYSRLFLPGDYFKEAAIGRVIVKEEYREKKIGTEMLEVSVDFLIDEKGARDIKLSAQNHLREFYGKHGFEPVSEVYLEDGIPHIDILRKYS; from the coding sequence ATGGAATGGCAGATAAAATCCTTTACTGAATTAGGTAAAGAAGAATTATATGAAATCTTAAAATTAAGGGTAGATGTTTTTGTTGTAGAGCAGGAATGTCCCTATCCGGAGTTAGATGGAAAAGATGATATAGCTTACCATTTGATTGGAAGAAATAATGATGAGATTATCGCATATTCCCGACTTTTTCTGCCAGGGGATTACTTTAAAGAGGCAGCAATTGGCCGGGTAATAGTAAAAGAGGAGTATAGAGAAAAGAAAATTGGAACTGAAATGCTTGAGGTTTCAGTAGATTTTTTAATAGATGAAAAAGGTGCCAGAGATATTAAGCTTTCAGCTCAGAACCATTTAAGAGAGTTTTATGGTAAACATGGTTTTGAACCAGTTTCAGAAGTTTATCTTGAAGATGGAATACCTCATATAGACATTCTTAGAAAATATAGTTAG
- a CDS encoding DUF1295 domain-containing protein, with protein sequence MNIFIQVALLLFIYFTGFYLFCMLKNDNSYVDIAWGFGYVVAVLFTLIRTEAATVDILVALMVTVWGGRLGIHILSRKIGKPEDFRYQQMRENWNNFYIQSFFRIFMLQGFLLYIIAYPSVKIISNNVETMNLLGYIGVLVWLIGFGFEVISDWQLKNFIKNRESKEEIMDSGLWKYSRHPNYFGEALLWWGIFLIALDTVGGFLIILSPILITFLVRFVSGVPLLEKRYKDHENYQKYAEKTNIFIPWFPKEG encoded by the coding sequence ATGAATATTTTTATTCAAGTTGCACTTCTTCTATTTATTTATTTTACAGGTTTCTATCTTTTCTGCATGCTTAAAAATGATAATTCCTATGTCGATATAGCCTGGGGTTTTGGCTATGTAGTTGCAGTTTTATTTACTTTAATTAGAACTGAGGCTGCCACTGTTGATATTTTAGTTGCCTTAATGGTGACAGTCTGGGGCGGTAGACTAGGAATTCATATTTTAAGCAGAAAAATAGGAAAACCTGAAGACTTCCGTTATCAACAGATGCGGGAAAACTGGAATAATTTCTATATTCAATCATTCTTTAGAATCTTTATGCTTCAGGGTTTTCTATTATATATCATAGCCTACCCATCAGTAAAAATAATTTCTAATAATGTTGAAACAATGAATCTATTAGGTTATATTGGAGTTCTGGTATGGCTAATCGGGTTTGGATTTGAAGTTATCTCAGACTGGCAGCTTAAAAATTTCATTAAAAATAGAGAAAGTAAAGAAGAAATCATGGATTCAGGGCTCTGGAAATACAGTAGACATCCTAATTACTTTGGGGAAGCCTTACTCTGGTGGGGAATCTTTTTAATTGCCCTGGATACAGTTGGAGGCTTCTTGATAATATTAAGCCCTATTTTAATTACTTTCCTGGTTAGATTTGTATCAGGAGTACCTCTCTTAGAAAAACGGTATAAAGATCATGAAAATTATCAGAAATACGCTGAAAAAACCAATATATTTATCCCCTGGTTTCCAAAAGAGGGCTAA
- the wecB gene encoding non-hydrolyzing UDP-N-acetylglucosamine 2-epimerase, with protein MDKLKVMPIFGTRPEAIKMAPVVRALKNNQNINTVVTVTAQHREMLDQVLDLFNIKPDYDLDIMKDNQTLSEITSRVLKKLEAVFIKERPDLILVHGDTSTTFVASLAAYYQQIRIGHVEAGLRTGDKYSPYPEEMNRHLTGVLSDLHFAPTETARKNLLKENISADKITVTGNTVIDALLDTVKDNYQFENQLLSGLDFDNKKIILLTAHRRENLGKPLEEIFKAVRDLVLGDDNIEVVYPVHLNPKVKDVAEKLLEDIDRVHLIEPVDYEPFANLMNKSYMIMTDSGGIQEEAPSLGKPVLVLRDKTERPEAVDAGTVMKVGTDYRVIYDVARDLISNKDLYNEMAAKNNPYGDGKAAGRIVEFIKEKLT; from the coding sequence ATGGATAAATTAAAAGTAATGCCGATCTTTGGCACACGGCCAGAAGCTATTAAAATGGCTCCAGTTGTGAGGGCTTTAAAAAATAATCAAAATATAAATACTGTGGTTACTGTTACAGCCCAGCATAGAGAAATGTTAGATCAGGTGCTTGATTTATTTAATATTAAGCCTGATTATGACCTGGATATAATGAAAGATAATCAGACTTTGAGTGAAATTACATCCAGGGTCTTAAAGAAGTTAGAAGCTGTTTTTATTAAAGAAAGGCCAGATTTAATACTGGTCCATGGTGATACTTCAACAACCTTTGTTGCTTCACTTGCAGCTTATTACCAACAGATTCGTATAGGCCATGTTGAAGCCGGTTTGAGGACTGGTGATAAATATTCGCCTTATCCTGAAGAGATGAATCGCCATCTGACAGGGGTTCTCTCTGATCTTCATTTTGCACCAACTGAAACAGCCAGAAAAAATCTGCTTAAAGAAAATATATCTGCAGATAAAATTACTGTGACTGGCAATACAGTGATTGATGCCCTTTTAGATACAGTAAAGGATAATTATCAATTTGAAAACCAGCTTTTAAGTGGGCTTGATTTTGATAATAAAAAGATTATATTGCTGACAGCCCACAGACGGGAAAATCTAGGCAAGCCTCTGGAAGAAATATTTAAAGCAGTTAGAGATTTAGTGCTCGGGGATGATAATATTGAGGTTGTCTACCCTGTTCACCTTAACCCAAAGGTTAAGGATGTTGCAGAGAAACTACTTGAGGATATTGATAGAGTTCATCTGATTGAACCAGTGGATTATGAGCCTTTTGCTAATCTAATGAATAAATCATATATGATAATGACAGACTCAGGGGGAATTCAGGAGGAAGCTCCTTCTCTGGGTAAACCTGTGCTAGTATTAAGGGATAAAACCGAAAGGCCTGAAGCAGTAGATGCTGGAACTGTCATGAAGGTTGGAACTGATTACAGAGTTATTTATGACGTTGCCAGAGATTTAATTTCAAATAAAGACTTATATAATGAAATGGCAGCAAAAAATAACCCTTATGGCGATGGTAAAGCCGCTGGCAGAATAGTCGAGTTTATAAAAGAAAAACTAACATAA
- a CDS encoding DegV family protein, which translates to MKIKELDGKAFFKAFEHGAKLVEKNKKHLNDINFFPVPDSDTGNNMSITLTSVAIKVEPDNSIYNTIEAISDYSIQSARGNSGLILAQFFSGLYKKMVNKATLNTREFARNVKKTIPYLYDNVDDPHEGTMITVIKDWGEKLPDLAENIDDFVLLFEKSLDVAKESLEETKHILEVHKKNNSVDAGAQGFIYFLEGIIYYWKNPDVTDDGAITEDELNEDDIASIDNNLDNMNEEDLNYRYCTEILLQTDLKNSVIKSELKAEGDSLIVASSKNNTRVHIHTNDPAKVAYILHDKGKIVEQKVDDMKFQVNINNGPKRDIALITDSIADIPQELIDKYEIHMIPLNMIIDGVSFLDRQTINLDYFFEYLEKADEFPSSSLPTADFIYNYMMKIKDRYNSMLVISVAEELSGTGKAFKQAITKLQSEVDLPVSYIDSRLNSGAQGLLVLKAAEEIEKGKSLDEIEKIIKEYRGKAKIYVNVNTFDYMVKGGRVSPMKGFVANLLNFKPIVSLDETGKGTIKGKSLTRKGVSKKIEDIVVNINNEEPIEKYCIIHSKADELAAEWKEEITELLGFGPEYIMNISSVTALNAGPGSVALSLISK; encoded by the coding sequence ATGAAAATTAAAGAATTAGATGGTAAAGCTTTTTTTAAAGCTTTTGAGCATGGAGCGAAATTGGTTGAGAAAAATAAAAAGCATTTGAATGATATTAACTTCTTTCCTGTTCCAGATAGTGATACCGGCAATAATATGTCGATTACTTTAACTTCAGTTGCAATCAAGGTAGAACCGGATAATTCAATATATAATACTATTGAAGCTATCTCAGATTATTCTATTCAATCTGCAAGAGGTAATTCTGGTCTGATATTGGCCCAATTTTTTAGTGGTTTATATAAAAAGATGGTTAATAAGGCAACATTAAATACCAGGGAGTTTGCCAGAAATGTTAAAAAGACTATTCCTTATTTATATGATAATGTTGATGATCCCCATGAAGGGACAATGATTACTGTAATTAAGGACTGGGGCGAAAAGTTACCTGATCTGGCAGAAAATATTGATGATTTTGTTCTTCTCTTTGAGAAGTCTCTTGATGTTGCAAAAGAATCTCTTGAGGAAACCAAGCATATATTAGAGGTCCATAAAAAGAATAATTCTGTTGATGCAGGGGCTCAGGGTTTTATTTATTTCCTTGAGGGAATAATCTATTACTGGAAAAATCCTGATGTAACAGATGATGGAGCAATAACTGAAGATGAACTAAATGAAGATGATATTGCCAGCATAGATAATAATCTTGATAATATGAATGAAGAAGATCTTAACTATAGATATTGTACTGAAATTTTATTGCAGACAGATTTGAAAAATAGTGTTATAAAATCTGAATTAAAAGCTGAAGGAGATTCATTAATTGTTGCCAGCAGCAAGAATAATACCAGAGTTCATATCCACACTAATGATCCAGCGAAAGTAGCATACATTCTTCATGATAAAGGAAAAATTGTTGAGCAAAAAGTTGATGATATGAAGTTTCAGGTCAATATCAATAATGGGCCCAAGAGAGATATTGCTCTAATTACTGATTCGATAGCAGATATACCCCAGGAGTTAATTGATAAATATGAAATTCATATGATTCCATTAAATATGATAATTGATGGGGTTAGCTTTCTGGACAGGCAGACTATTAATTTAGATTATTTCTTTGAATACCTAGAAAAAGCAGATGAATTCCCCTCTTCTTCTCTACCAACTGCTGATTTTATCTATAATTACATGATGAAGATTAAAGACCGGTATAATTCAATGCTGGTTATTTCTGTTGCTGAAGAGTTAAGTGGGACTGGAAAAGCCTTTAAACAGGCAATAACAAAGTTACAGTCTGAAGTAGACCTGCCTGTAAGTTATATCGACTCTAGATTGAATTCAGGAGCTCAGGGGCTTTTAGTTTTAAAGGCTGCCGAGGAAATTGAAAAGGGTAAATCTCTTGATGAGATAGAGAAAATCATTAAAGAATATAGAGGTAAAGCAAAAATTTATGTAAATGTTAATACCTTTGATTATATGGTAAAAGGCGGCAGAGTTAGTCCGATGAAGGGTTTTGTTGCCAATCTCTTAAACTTTAAACCAATAGTTTCCCTTGATGAGACTGGTAAAGGAACTATAAAAGGAAAATCATTAACCCGTAAAGGTGTTAGCAAAAAAATTGAGGATATAGTTGTCAATATAAACAATGAGGAACCTATTGAAAAATACTGTATAATCCACTCTAAGGCGGATGAACTCGCTGCTGAATGGAAAGAAGAAATAACTGAACTATTAGGATTTGGTCCTGAATATATTATGAACATCTCCTCAGTTACTGCCTTAAATGCAGGTCCTGGTTCTGTGGCTTTAAGCTTAATTTCTAAGTAA